The Candidatus Vesicomyosocius sp. SY067_SCS001 genome includes a window with the following:
- a CDS encoding ammonium transporter yields MSVFSQDINGADTAWIMTSTALVLLMTLPGLALFYGGLVRTKNILSVLMQCFTIAGIVSILWFVVGYSIAFSGDSPYFGDFSNIFLMKVSINMVNNSIPESLFVMFQMTFAIITPALIIGGYAERMKFSAVLLFSSIWLLVVYAPITHWVWGGGWLGNMLDYAGGTVVHITAGIAALVAAIVLGPRKGFLKRPIPPHNMTMTITGAAMLWVGWFGFNGGSALAVGGDAAMAILVTHISAATGAITWMFYEWIKFGRPTVLGTVTGMVAGLGTITPASGFVGPVGALVIGFIAGIVCFNAVIIIKQKFKIDDSLDVFPVHGVGGIMGTLMVGFFASKELGIFSGQGGWDHEAVLIYEQLQIQFIGVVATVIYTAIATYIILKMVNVITGLRVSEEEEQQGLDIISHEEKGYDL; encoded by the coding sequence ATGAGTGTGTTTTCACAGGATATTAATGGTGCTGATACAGCCTGGATAATGACATCAACAGCCTTGGTGTTATTGATGACATTGCCAGGTTTGGCGTTATTTTATGGTGGTTTAGTTCGCACTAAAAACATTTTATCAGTGCTTATGCAATGTTTTACTATTGCAGGTATTGTGAGTATTTTGTGGTTTGTGGTAGGTTATTCGATTGCTTTTTCAGGTGATAGTCCTTACTTTGGTGATTTTTCTAATATATTTTTAATGAAAGTTAGCATAAACATGGTTAATAACTCAATTCCAGAATCTTTGTTTGTGATGTTTCAAATGACATTTGCTATTATTACACCTGCTTTGATTATTGGCGGTTATGCAGAAAGAATGAAATTTTCAGCTGTATTGTTGTTTAGTTCTATTTGGCTTTTAGTGGTTTATGCACCTATTACACATTGGGTGTGGGGCGGTGGTTGGTTAGGTAATATGCTTGATTATGCCGGGGGTACAGTTGTTCATATTACTGCGGGTATTGCTGCACTAGTAGCAGCTATTGTTTTAGGACCTAGAAAAGGTTTTTTAAAAAGACCTATACCACCCCATAATATGACTATGACTATTACAGGCGCAGCAATGCTTTGGGTTGGTTGGTTTGGATTTAATGGTGGTTCTGCTTTAGCAGTAGGAGGGGATGCAGCTATGGCTATTTTAGTAACACATATCTCGGCAGCAACAGGGGCGATTACGTGGATGTTTTACGAATGGATTAAGTTTGGTAGACCAACTGTATTAGGTACGGTAACAGGTATGGTTGCAGGTTTGGGAACAATTACACCAGCCTCTGGGTTTGTAGGCCCAGTAGGTGCTTTAGTCATTGGTTTTATTGCTGGTATTGTGTGTTTTAATGCGGTGATTATCATCAAACAAAAATTTAAAATTGACGATTCATTAGATGTATTTCCAGTACATGGTGTTGGTGGCATTATGGGCACTTTAATGGTAGGCTTTTTTGCTTCTAAAGAGTTGGGTATTTTTTCTGGACAAGGTGGTTGGGATCATGAAGCAGTTTTAATTTATGAGCAATTACAAATCCAATTTATAGGCGTGGTAGCAACGGTTATTTATACGGCTATTGCTACTTATATTATTCTTAAAATGGTGAATGTTATAACAGGCTTGAGAGTAAGTGAGGAGGAAGAACAACAAGGCTTAGATATTATTTCTCATGAAGAAAAAGGGTACGACTTATAA
- the cysG gene encoding siroheme synthase CysG — MNYLPIFIDIKQKPCLVVGGGSIAYRKINLLLKAYGQVTCIAKSSCKNVAKLVNDEKIIYIERSFEPSDVNGQVLIISATNNTTLNKKVSELASQNNIPVNVIDSPDLCRFIMPSIVDRSPILIAISSAGKAPVLARIIRAKLESTLPHAYGKLAELAGNFRDQVKEKFSKIEDKRYFWEKVFSGIIAEKVFSGKIQEAKADLQAQLNNTVESQVGAVYLVGGGPGDPDLLTFRALRLMQQADVVLYDRLVSDRVMELVRRDAQLIYVGKECDNHAVPQGDINQLLVDLAKEGRRVCRLKGGDPFIFGRGGEEIETLAENGIPFQVVPGITAASGCSTYSGIPLTHRDYSQSCRFVTGHLKDGSMNLPWHELAIEQQTIVFYMALNSVEYLSEQLIIHNMRPDMPVALIEKGTTPEQKVYTTTLKELPNLVENKTIHAPTLIIIGEVVKLREKLNWFDAKPISSKK, encoded by the coding sequence ATGAATTATCTACCTATTTTTATTGATATTAAACAAAAGCCTTGTTTAGTTGTTGGTGGGGGGTCTATTGCTTATCGTAAAATTAATCTTTTGTTAAAAGCTTATGGTCAGGTAACTTGTATTGCAAAAAGTAGTTGTAAAAATGTAGCTAAATTAGTTAATGACGAAAAAATCATTTACATTGAAAGAAGTTTTGAGCCGTCTGACGTTAATGGACAAGTTTTGATTATCTCAGCTACAAATAACACTACTCTTAATAAGAAAGTATCTGAGCTGGCTAGTCAAAATAATATTCCTGTAAATGTAATTGATTCCCCGGATTTATGCAGGTTTATTATGCCTTCAATTGTGGATAGATCTCCTATTTTGATTGCCATTTCATCAGCAGGAAAAGCGCCAGTATTAGCACGTATAATTCGCGCAAAGTTAGAAAGTACACTGCCACATGCATATGGTAAATTAGCAGAATTAGCGGGTAATTTTAGAGACCAAGTGAAGGAAAAGTTTAGCAAAATTGAAGATAAAAGATACTTTTGGGAAAAAGTCTTTTCTGGTATTATTGCTGAGAAGGTGTTTTCAGGAAAAATTCAGGAAGCCAAAGCAGATTTGCAAGCACAACTTAATAATACTGTTGAATCTCAAGTAGGTGCAGTTTATTTAGTAGGCGGTGGTCCTGGTGATCCTGATTTATTAACTTTTAGGGCTTTACGCCTTATGCAACAGGCAGATGTAGTTTTATATGACCGATTAGTTTCAGATAGAGTAATGGAGCTAGTTAGACGTGATGCACAGCTGATTTATGTTGGTAAAGAATGCGATAATCATGCCGTTCCACAAGGCGATATTAATCAATTGTTAGTAGATTTAGCTAAAGAAGGTAGGAGAGTCTGTCGTCTTAAAGGAGGAGATCCTTTTATCTTTGGTCGGGGCGGTGAAGAGATTGAAACGTTGGCTGAAAATGGTATACCATTTCAAGTAGTACCTGGTATTACAGCAGCTTCTGGTTGTTCCACTTATTCAGGTATTCCATTAACACATAGAGATTATTCACAATCTTGCCGTTTTGTGACAGGACATTTAAAAGATGGTAGTATGAATTTGCCTTGGCATGAGTTAGCGATTGAACAACAAACCATTGTATTTTATATGGCGCTTAATAGCGTAGAGTATTTATCAGAGCAGTTGATCATACATAATATGCGTCCAGATATGCCAGTAGCATTGATTGAAAAAGGGACTACACCTGAGCAAAAGGTTTACACAACAACTTTGAAAGAATTGCCAAATTTAGTAGAAAATAAAACCATACATGCTCCTACCTTAATTATTATTGGAGAGGTAGTGAAATTAAGAGAAAAATTAAACTGGTTTGACGCTAAACCTATATCATCTAAAAAATAA
- a CDS encoding heme lyase CcmF/NrfE family subunit translates to MLIEIGHFALVLALVFAMLQVVLPTIGMIKCDVILSGLSRPLLWMQFFWILIAFVILVNAFVVDDFSVRYVASNSNTQLPNIFKMSAIWGAHEGSLLLWALILAAWSVAVSVFSRRLPVEVLNHILIILGLISIGFLLFLLLTSNPFERLDIVPLQGRELNPLLQDFGLIIHPPMLYMGYVGMAIPFAFVVSSLIRGQLDSTWLRWSRPWTLIAWAFLTLGITLGSWWAYYELGWGGWWFWDPVENASFMPWLVATALVHSLSVSEKRSAFKHWTVLLAISSFSLSLLGTFLVRSGILTSVHSFATDPDRGLFVLIFLVIVIGGSLALYAWRATLLMQSSNTFSLLSRESGLLVNNILLVASMLSVFLGTFYPLLLDALGLGKISVGAPYFDSVFVPIMILAVLLMAIIPFLRWKADITQRVIGLLKWVWIGVGFLFVISVFLIDNILVLLAVFLFIWIVSHSLVLLFQRLGQKGSINLAFIGMIFAHIGIAVFLLGATVTTQYGVEKDIQMEIDKPITMKGYDFIFKGVTRLFGQNYQGNKGHVEVYFEDEKIADLRPEKRQYTTGMPMTEASIDSSLYRDIYVALGESLEDDSWSLRIYYKPFVRWIWLGGLLISLGALLSAFDRRYRLRIKE, encoded by the coding sequence ATGTTAATTGAAATTGGACATTTTGCATTGGTACTTGCATTGGTGTTTGCAATGCTACAAGTGGTTTTACCAACTATAGGTATGATTAAGTGCGATGTTATACTTTCTGGCTTATCTAGACCTTTGTTATGGATGCAATTCTTTTGGATCCTGATTGCTTTTGTTATTCTCGTTAACGCTTTTGTTGTAGATGATTTCTCTGTTAGATACGTGGCAAGTAATTCAAATACTCAATTGCCTAATATTTTTAAAATGTCAGCTATTTGGGGTGCGCATGAGGGATCTTTGTTATTATGGGCTTTAATTTTAGCTGCTTGGAGTGTAGCAGTATCTGTATTTTCTAGACGTTTACCTGTTGAAGTATTAAACCATATTTTAATTATTCTTGGTTTAATTAGTATTGGGTTTTTGTTGTTTTTGTTATTAACTTCTAATCCTTTTGAGCGTTTAGATATTGTACCATTACAAGGGCGAGAACTTAACCCTTTGCTACAAGATTTTGGTTTAATTATTCATCCACCTATGTTGTATATGGGTTATGTGGGAATGGCTATACCCTTTGCTTTTGTTGTATCATCACTGATTCGTGGACAGTTAGATTCTACTTGGCTTAGGTGGTCACGTCCTTGGACGTTAATAGCATGGGCATTCTTAACGCTTGGCATCACGCTTGGCTCTTGGTGGGCGTATTATGAACTTGGTTGGGGTGGTTGGTGGTTCTGGGATCCAGTAGAAAATGCTTCATTTATGCCATGGTTAGTGGCAACAGCATTGGTGCATTCTTTAAGTGTGAGTGAAAAGCGTAGTGCATTCAAACACTGGACTGTTCTATTGGCTATTTCTAGTTTTTCGTTAAGTTTATTAGGTACTTTTTTAGTCAGATCTGGTATCCTTACTTCAGTGCATTCATTTGCTACTGACCCTGATAGGGGTTTGTTTGTTTTGATATTTTTAGTGATTGTGATTGGTGGTTCGTTGGCATTATATGCTTGGCGTGCTACTTTACTAATGCAAAGTAGTAATACTTTTTCTCTTTTATCAAGAGAAAGCGGTTTACTAGTTAACAATATATTATTAGTAGCGTCAATGCTAAGTGTTTTTTTAGGCACATTCTATCCACTACTATTAGACGCATTAGGTTTAGGTAAAATTTCAGTAGGCGCACCTTATTTTGACTCAGTGTTTGTGCCTATTATGATTTTGGCAGTATTGCTTATGGCTATTATCCCCTTTTTACGTTGGAAGGCAGATATTACACAAAGGGTGATTGGCTTACTAAAGTGGGTTTGGATAGGTGTAGGTTTTTTGTTTGTGATTAGTGTATTTTTAATCGATAATATTTTAGTTCTACTAGCCGTTTTCTTGTTTATTTGGATAGTCTCACATTCATTAGTACTTTTGTTTCAAAGATTAGGCCAAAAAGGTAGTATAAATCTTGCTTTTATTGGCATGATCTTTGCTCATATTGGTATTGCCGTATTCTTACTTGGTGCTACGGTTACAACCCAATATGGCGTTGAAAAAGATATACAAATGGAAATTGACAAACCAATAACTATGAAAGGTTATGATTTCATTTTTAAGGGTGTGACACGTTTATTTGGCCAAAATTATCAAGGAAATAAAGGTCATGTAGAAGTTTATTTTGAGGATGAAAAAATAGCAGATTTAAGACCTGAAAAACGCCAATATACTACAGGTATGCCAATGACTGAAGCGAGTATTGATTCATCATTATATCGTGATATTTATGTTGCATTGGGTGAATCCTTAGAAGATGACTCATGGAGTTTAAGAATTTATTATAAGCCTTTTGTACGCTGGATTTGGTTGGGAGGATTATTGATTTCATTAGGTGCATTACTAAGTGCATTTGATAGAAGATATCGATTGAGAATAAAAGAATGA
- the ccmI gene encoding c-type cytochrome biogenesis protein CcmI — protein MSLYLWFALMLIASFIWIIWFLYRPIKSNKFNLESSNISLGKQKLLELEQDLHQNLIDKKQFNQAKEEISITLAIELKQANSIQNNISNNILILILILILILLPVMSIGFYQYLTSKNNINQLFQNTEKSLNLEQSVNKIVQYLQTNRDNAEAWRMLGLTYFELGDLDLSINAYEKSFQINPKDPRLLVEYASIMISANDNQFSDKSIKLIKQALEIDPNSSDSLYLAGMFAARQEDLDLAKGLWQRALNVLPKDSINRVALDNILAELKVLESSKDMSKHFISVRVDVSDEILKFRSSEDFIMIYVKAAKGRSIPIAIKKIKLKVFTGEVVLTDQDSVIQGNQLSTHNQVIVVVRISTTGSAIRSIDDIQVLSKVINVADDPFVHLNMK, from the coding sequence ATGAGTTTATATTTATGGTTTGCTTTAATGTTGATTGCTTCTTTTATTTGGATAATATGGTTTTTGTATCGACCGATTAAATCTAATAAATTTAATCTAGAAAGTTCTAATATTTCTTTAGGCAAACAAAAATTATTAGAACTTGAGCAAGATTTACATCAAAATTTGATTGATAAAAAGCAATTCAATCAGGCTAAAGAAGAGATTTCAATAACATTAGCTATTGAACTAAAACAAGCGAATAGTATTCAAAATAATATTAGTAATAACATATTAATATTAATATTAATATTAATATTAATATTGTTACCTGTTATGTCCATTGGTTTTTATCAATATCTGACTTCAAAAAATAACATAAACCAATTATTTCAAAATACAGAAAAATCATTAAATTTAGAACAAAGTGTTAACAAAATTGTACAGTATTTGCAAACTAATAGAGATAATGCTGAGGCTTGGAGAATGCTTGGATTGACCTATTTTGAATTAGGAGATTTAGACTTATCAATCAATGCTTATGAGAAATCTTTTCAAATTAATCCTAAAGATCCAAGATTATTAGTTGAATATGCATCTATAATGATTAGTGCTAATGATAATCAATTTTCAGATAAGTCTATTAAGTTAATCAAACAAGCTTTGGAGATTGACCCAAATTCATCAGATTCACTATATTTAGCTGGTATGTTTGCCGCAAGGCAAGAAGATTTAGATTTAGCTAAAGGACTATGGCAACGTGCACTTAATGTTTTACCAAAAGATAGTATTAATAGAGTAGCTTTAGATAATATTTTAGCTGAGTTAAAAGTACTTGAATCAAGTAAGGATATGTCTAAACATTTTATTAGTGTACGTGTTGATGTGTCTGATGAAATACTAAAGTTTAGATCTAGTGAAGATTTTATAATGATTTATGTTAAAGCAGCTAAGGGTAGATCTATACCAATTGCGATTAAAAAAATAAAGTTAAAAGTTTTTACAGGAGAAGTAGTTTTAACTGACCAAGATTCCGTCATACAAGGTAATCAACTATCAACTCATAATCAAGTAATTGTGGTAGTACGTATTAGTACAACTGGTTCTGCTATACGCAGTATAGATGATATACAAGTGCTAAGTAAAGTTATTAATGTGGCTGATGATCCATTTGTTCATTTGAATATGAAATAA
- a CDS encoding P-II family nitrogen regulator: MKFVTAILRPHKLDSVREALSEVGVSGVTVTEVKGFGRQKGHTELYRGTEYQIDFLPKIKLEIAIEAKKLDEVIEMISSVTNSGKVGDGKIFVSNLDKVVRIRTGETDKNAL, translated from the coding sequence ATGAAGTTTGTGACAGCAATTCTAAGACCGCATAAGTTAGACAGCGTTAGAGAGGCGTTATCTGAAGTTGGTGTATCTGGAGTAACAGTGACTGAAGTGAAAGGTTTTGGTCGTCAAAAAGGACATACTGAATTATATCGAGGAACAGAGTATCAAATTGATTTTTTGCCTAAAATTAAATTAGAAATTGCAATTGAGGCGAAAAAACTTGATGAAGTGATTGAAATGATTAGTAGTGTGACTAATTCTGGTAAGGTAGGCGATGGAAAAATTTTTGTTTCTAATTTAGATAAAGTGGTTCGTATTCGTACGGGCGAGACAGATAAAAACGCACTTTAA
- the trmD gene encoding tRNA (guanosine(37)-N1)-methyltransferase TrmD — translation MRFDVITLFPNMFNIIKNEGVIARAIKKSQLSVHIWQLRDFSNNKYKNIDDKPYGGGGGMVMKVKPIRDCIHKIKQSSPKTKIIYLSPQGQPLKHKLTKELSMFDAITLLCGRYEGVDERIINHDIDMEISIGDYIISGGELAAMVLIDTVSRQIPNVLGNIDSLNDSFTNNLLDYPNYTRPKIIDNQKVPEVLLSGHQANINTWRIEQSIKTTKRKRKDLLKN, via the coding sequence ATGCGTTTTGATGTTATTACTTTATTTCCTAATATGTTTAATATCATTAAGAATGAAGGCGTTATCGCTAGAGCTATCAAAAAATCACAACTCTCAGTTCATATTTGGCAACTTAGAGATTTTAGCAATAACAAATATAAAAATATTGACGATAAACCTTATGGTGGTGGTGGAGGTATGGTAATGAAAGTCAAACCTATTCGTGACTGTATTCACAAAATCAAACAATCAAGTCCAAAAACTAAGATCATTTATCTATCACCACAGGGTCAGCCACTTAAGCATAAATTAACTAAAGAATTGTCCATGTTTGATGCAATTACTTTGTTATGTGGACGTTATGAAGGTGTGGATGAACGCATTATTAATCACGATATTGATATGGAAATATCTATTGGTGATTATATTATTAGCGGTGGCGAATTAGCAGCTATGGTTCTTATTGATACGGTTAGTCGGCAAATTCCAAATGTACTTGGTAATATTGACTCATTAAATGATTCCTTTACAAATAACTTGTTAGATTACCCAAATTATACGCGCCCTAAAATTATTGACAACCAAAAAGTTCCTGAAGTATTATTAAGTGGACATCAAGCTAATATTAATACTTGGAGAATAGAGCAATCCATTAAAACAACCAAAAGAAAACGTAAGGACCTTTTAAAAAATTAG
- a CDS encoding YgaP family membrane protein, protein MTINNIVSAIAGVVIIISLLLGAQEISPFAYNSNWLWLTVFVGFNLLQSAFTGFCPAAIIAKKLGAK, encoded by the coding sequence ATGACAATCAATAATATTGTATCAGCAATAGCTGGTGTCGTTATTATTATCTCATTACTACTAGGTGCGCAAGAAATTAGCCCATTTGCTTATAATTCCAACTGGTTATGGTTAACTGTATTTGTTGGTTTTAATCTGTTACAATCAGCATTCACAGGGTTTTGTCCAGCGGCAATCATTGCAAAAAAACTTGGTGCTAAATAA
- a CDS encoding CDP-alcohol phosphatidyltransferase family protein, translating to MSFSSLPNLLSILRIILTVPVVMTLLDRQYFLAMVLFFIAGITDALDGWIAKRYSFQTRLGSILDPIADKLLLVSSFMALYVIKLIPLWLLILVFLRDFMIISGTVGCFIGSGASKNDLLSPSKLSKINTVLQIILVLFLVIVQIYPVPVQYSTIVFIIIATSTMLSGADYAWIWIEQIILQEKKNPQ from the coding sequence ATGAGTTTTTCTTCATTACCTAATTTGCTTTCGATTTTACGCATTATTTTAACAGTGCCAGTTGTTATGACTTTGTTAGATCGTCAATATTTTTTAGCAATGGTACTGTTTTTTATTGCAGGTATTACTGATGCGCTAGATGGATGGATTGCTAAACGTTATTCCTTTCAAACTAGATTAGGCTCTATTTTAGATCCGATAGCAGATAAGTTATTACTGGTTAGTAGTTTTATGGCTTTATATGTGATTAAATTAATACCATTATGGTTATTGATATTGGTTTTTTTACGTGATTTTATGATTATCTCAGGTACAGTTGGGTGTTTTATTGGCTCAGGCGCCTCTAAAAATGATTTATTATCACCTTCAAAACTTTCAAAAATTAATACTGTATTACAAATTATTTTGGTTTTATTTTTGGTAATAGTACAGATTTATCCAGTCCCGGTACAATATAGTACTATTGTCTTTATTATTATAGCCACTTCAACTATGCTTAGCGGTGCAGATTATGCATGGATTTGGATTGAACAAATTATTTTGCAAGAGAAGAAAAATCCTCAATGA
- a CDS encoding HdaA/DnaA family protein, with the protein MFKVFLCDLNDILNVISVLEEASLQQKSNISIPFIKQTLGI; encoded by the coding sequence TTGTTTAAAGTTTTTTTATGTGATTTGAATGATATTCTAAATGTAATTAGTGTTTTAGAAGAAGCTTCATTGCAACAAAAGAGTAATATTTCTATTCCTTTTATCAAACAAACATTAGGTATTTAA
- the serB gene encoding phosphoserine phosphatase SerB, which yields MTIIIQHSLDENIAKKISSKFQVFNTHIRHKIVSANLDDLRQQYQIDFNYLPKLDLSSIKLFVSDMDSTLINIECIDEIADFANIKQEVSVITELTMQGKLDFSSSLFKRVSLLKGVSVDVLDKVYTQRLSVSFGGRSLISFFKTKFIKTAIVSGGFTYFTNRLVKDLALDYACANVLSIKNNQLTGVTEGLIINAQAKSNFVKALCDKQGWSYSQVIVVGDGVNDLDMMNIAGLSVAYHAKPSIIKHVDIIINFGGLDKIIDLFNQ from the coding sequence ATGACAATTATTATTCAACATAGTTTAGATGAAAATATTGCTAAGAAAATTTCAAGCAAATTTCAAGTTTTTAATACTCATATCCGTCATAAAATAGTATCAGCTAATCTTGATGATTTAAGACAACAATATCAAATTGATTTTAACTATTTGCCTAAGCTTGACCTTTCTAGTATTAAATTGTTTGTTAGCGACATGGATTCCACCCTGATTAATATTGAATGTATTGATGAAATTGCTGATTTTGCTAATATTAAGCAAGAGGTAAGCGTTATTACTGAACTTACTATGCAAGGTAAATTGGATTTTAGTAGTTCTTTATTTAAGCGTGTTTCCTTGTTAAAAGGAGTTAGTGTTGATGTGTTAGACAAGGTGTATACTCAGCGTTTATCAGTCAGTTTTGGGGGTAGATCGCTTATCTCGTTTTTTAAAACTAAATTTATTAAAACCGCTATTGTATCAGGTGGTTTTACTTATTTTACTAATCGTTTGGTTAAAGATTTAGCTTTAGATTATGCATGTGCTAATGTGTTATCAATTAAAAATAATCAATTAACTGGTGTTACAGAGGGTTTGATAATTAATGCACAAGCTAAGTCAAATTTTGTTAAAGCATTGTGCGATAAACAAGGTTGGTCATATAGTCAGGTTATTGTGGTGGGTGATGGTGTTAACGATTTAGACATGATGAATATTGCTGGTTTAAGTGTTGCTTATCATGCCAAGCCTAGTATCATAAAACATGTTGATATTATCATTAACTTTGGCGGTTTAGATAAAATAATAGATTTATTCAATCAATAA
- the purM gene encoding phosphoribosylformylglycinamidine cyclo-ligase — protein sequence MLSLSYLDSGVNITKGNALIEQIKPIAKSTTRPEVLAGLGGFGAMFELSFNKYKHPVLISSTDGVGTKLKIAQILNKHDTIGIDLVAMCVNDLIVQGAEPLFFLDYYATSKLNTKLATSVIYGIGEGCKQSGCALIGGETAEMPGMYQGEEYDLVGFCVGIADKNKIINGTKVTIGNHIIALASSGPHSNGYSLIHKVLAQSNPTDEQLNALIKPTKIYVKSILSLIKKFSVHAISHITGGGLLENIPRVFPKNLSAKLDVNSWQLPSIFQFLQDSGNIDMMEMYRVFNCGIGMIIIVPEEQSADAIEYLNEMGEQAWLVGEIKNNQGNQVII from the coding sequence ATGTTATCACTCTCATACCTTGACTCAGGCGTTAACATTACCAAAGGTAATGCGCTTATTGAACAAATCAAACCAATTGCTAAATCAACCACTAGACCTGAGGTGTTAGCTGGTCTTGGTGGCTTTGGCGCAATGTTTGAATTATCTTTTAATAAATACAAACATCCAGTCCTAATTTCAAGCACAGATGGCGTTGGTACCAAACTTAAAATAGCACAAATATTAAATAAACACGATACAATTGGTATCGATTTAGTTGCTATGTGCGTAAATGACTTAATTGTTCAAGGGGCCGAACCATTATTTTTCCTAGATTATTATGCAACAAGTAAATTAAATACTAAACTAGCTACATCAGTTATTTACGGTATTGGTGAAGGTTGTAAACAATCAGGTTGTGCTCTAATTGGAGGTGAAACAGCTGAAATGCCAGGCATGTATCAAGGTGAAGAATACGACCTTGTTGGTTTTTGTGTAGGTATTGCTGATAAAAATAAGATAATTAATGGTACAAAAGTCACTATAGGTAACCACATCATTGCTCTAGCATCTTCAGGACCACATTCTAATGGTTACTCACTAATACATAAAGTACTAGCCCAATCAAACCCAACTGATGAACAATTAAATGCACTAATTAAACCTACTAAAATCTATGTGAAATCAATCCTATCATTGATTAAAAAATTCTCAGTACATGCTATTTCACATATTACAGGTGGTGGTTTATTGGAAAATATCCCTAGAGTATTTCCTAAAAACTTGAGTGCAAAACTTGACGTTAATTCTTGGCAACTACCTAGTATTTTTCAATTTTTACAAGATAGTGGTAATATTGACATGATGGAAATGTATCGAGTATTTAACTGTGGCATAGGTATGATTATTATTGTACCAGAAGAACAAAGCGCTGATGCCATTGAATATTTAAACGAAATGGGTGAACAAGCTTGGTTAGTAGGTGAAATTAAGAATAATCAAGGTAATCAAGTTATTATTTAA
- the dapE gene encoding succinyl-diaminopimelate desuccinylase gives MSKTLTLAKKLVSIDSITPQDKGCQSIMISHLNDLNFEITDLKFGEVDNFWAIRGQQSPVFVFAGHTDVVPVGNESEWHIPPFSAKVKNGMLYGRGTADMKGSLAAMLSATDRFVKDHSNHKGSIGYLITSDEEGPAINGTVKVAQYLKKINQTVDYCLVGEPSSTHELGDFIKNGRRGSLNGSFKIIGKQGHIAYPHLANNPIHLVIPALNDLCNEVWDEGNEYFPATSFQISNIHSGTGVTNVISSESNIVFNFRYSTQCTQEQLQSRVCEILDKRNFEYQITWEHSGYPFLTPKGKLVNACVNAIKTVKNINTKLSTSGGTSDGRFIAPILKTRVIELGPLNATIHQVNECVSIQDLEDLSDIYYHILKNILT, from the coding sequence ATGAGTAAAACCTTAACATTAGCAAAAAAGCTAGTTAGTATAGATTCTATTACTCCGCAAGATAAAGGTTGTCAGTCCATTATGATCAGTCATTTAAATGATCTTAATTTTGAGATTACCGATTTAAAATTTGGAGAGGTTGATAATTTTTGGGCAATTCGTGGTCAACAATCTCCTGTGTTTGTATTTGCAGGGCATACTGATGTTGTGCCTGTAGGTAATGAATCAGAATGGCACATTCCACCTTTTTCTGCTAAAGTTAAAAATGGTATGTTGTATGGTCGTGGAACAGCCGATATGAAAGGCTCTTTGGCAGCCATGCTCAGTGCAACTGATAGATTTGTTAAAGATCATTCTAATCATAAAGGTTCAATTGGTTATTTAATCACTTCTGATGAAGAAGGTCCTGCTATTAATGGCACTGTTAAAGTTGCTCAATATTTAAAAAAAATAAATCAAACAGTTGATTATTGTTTAGTGGGTGAGCCATCATCCACTCATGAGTTAGGAGATTTTATTAAAAATGGCCGTCGTGGTTCTTTAAATGGTTCTTTTAAAATTATTGGGAAACAAGGGCATATTGCCTATCCGCATTTGGCAAATAATCCTATTCATTTAGTCATACCAGCGTTAAATGATTTGTGCAATGAAGTTTGGGATGAAGGTAATGAGTATTTTCCAGCTACTAGTTTTCAAATTTCTAATATCCACTCAGGAACAGGAGTAACCAATGTTATTTCAAGTGAAAGCAATATTGTTTTTAATTTTCGTTATTCCACACAATGTACTCAAGAGCAATTACAAAGTCGAGTTTGTGAAATTCTAGATAAACGTAATTTTGAATATCAAATCACTTGGGAACATTCTGGTTATCCATTTTTAACTCCCAAGGGTAAATTGGTTAATGCTTGTGTTAATGCCATTAAAACGGTAAAAAATATAAATACTAAATTGTCTACTTCTGGCGGTACTTCAGATGGACGTTTTATTGCCCCAATTTTAAAGACTAGAGTTATAGAATTAGGTCCTTTAAATGCAACTATTCATCAAGTTAATGAGTGCGTATCCATCCAAGATTTAGAAGATTTAAGTGATATTTATTATCATATTCTAAAAAATATACTTACCTAG